From one Nanoarchaeota archaeon genomic stretch:
- a CDS encoding NUDIX domain-containing protein: protein MNITNAIDFLEKHVPNPSAGLPDELFYYISKTTPLVNVDLLIKDEKGRTLLSWRNDKYCGKGWHVPGGIVRFKETLEERVKKVAETEIGAGVTFETTPIAINQCILQDRDIRGHFISILYKCHIPGTFIPKNKGCSRDDAGYLMWHDSSPNNLIKFHERYRKYL from the coding sequence ATGAACATTACAAACGCCATAGACTTTCTTGAAAAACATGTTCCTAATCCATCAGCGGGTTTGCCTGATGAGTTATTCTATTATATTAGCAAAACAACGCCGCTAGTTAATGTTGATCTTTTAATAAAAGATGAAAAGGGGCGCACACTTTTATCGTGGAGAAACGATAAATATTGCGGAAAAGGATGGCATGTGCCTGGCGGAATTGTCCGGTTTAAGGAAACATTAGAAGAAAGGGTAAAAAAAGTAGCTGAAACAGAAATAGGAGCTGGAGTTACTTTTGAAACAACTCCAATAGCAATAAATCAGTGCATACTTCAAGATAGGGACATACGCGGTCATTTCATTTCGATTTTATACAAATGCCATATACCCGGCACATTCATCCCAAAAAACAAAGGATGCTCTCGCGATGATGCGGGCTATCTTATGTGGCATGATTCTAGTCCTAACAACTTAATAAAATTTCATGAAAGGTATAGAAAATATCTATAA
- a CDS encoding radical SAM protein, protein MESQKLKTAEASNRNKLKEAKPQVYEKIMKFNEKIKRGESIAIIQFQYNYTCNFRCQHCSVKGFQGKNDKRQFTIADVKELFRQADELGLARVTITGGEPLVFKDFDELVKAIDPQKFYINCDTNGWLLDEKRANHLKSIGVDRIQLSLDSFDADEHDAFRNTMGAYDRAMKAIDIAQEAGLGIFVQTVVTKQRLHSEEFIKFLEFFNKKGIGVFVTYAKPVGAWEGNFEALVNKDDMNYMRELEKKYNVFTHLTPAYGLNMGCIAIKGMFSVTQYGDVLPCPYIHVSIGNVFEEPLKDILQRGMNIKFFGERIETCLIAEDRDFINKYIVKRVYGKPLPVPCNEVFTEEDKTQKPFNKEKSLFQST, encoded by the coding sequence ATGGAATCTCAAAAATTAAAAACCGCAGAAGCAAGCAATAGGAACAAGTTAAAAGAAGCGAAGCCACAGGTTTATGAAAAAATCATGAAATTTAACGAAAAGATTAAAAGAGGCGAAAGCATTGCCATTATTCAGTTTCAGTATAATTATACTTGCAATTTCCGCTGCCAACACTGCTCTGTAAAAGGGTTTCAAGGCAAAAACGATAAAAGGCAATTCACCATAGCGGATGTAAAAGAACTATTCCGGCAGGCTGATGAATTGGGGCTTGCGCGCGTTACAATTACCGGCGGAGAGCCTTTGGTATTCAAGGATTTTGATGAATTGGTAAAAGCTATTGACCCACAAAAATTCTATATCAACTGCGATACTAATGGATGGCTATTGGATGAAAAGAGAGCCAATCATCTAAAGAGCATTGGTGTTGATAGGATTCAATTAAGTCTGGACAGCTTTGATGCTGATGAACATGATGCCTTTAGAAACACCATGGGTGCGTATGACCGGGCAATGAAAGCAATTGATATAGCTCAAGAGGCGGGCTTAGGCATCTTCGTACAAACCGTAGTTACCAAACAAAGGCTTCACTCAGAGGAGTTTATAAAATTTCTAGAATTTTTCAATAAAAAGGGCATAGGCGTATTTGTGACCTATGCAAAGCCTGTTGGTGCATGGGAAGGTAATTTTGAGGCCCTTGTTAATAAGGATGACATGAACTATATGCGGGAGCTTGAGAAAAAGTATAATGTGTTTACGCATTTAACACCCGCCTATGGACTTAATATGGGTTGCATTGCGATTAAAGGAATGTTTTCTGTAACACAGTATGGGGATGTACTACCGTGTCCTTATATTCACGTATCAATCGGAAATGTCTTCGAGGAGCCCCTGAAAGACATCCTTCAAAGAGGAATGAATATCAAATTCTTTGGAGAACGTATCGAAACATGCCTTATTGCAGAGGATAGGGATTTTATTAACAAATACATAGTAAAAAGGGTTTATGGAAAACCTCTTCCAGTTCCCTGTAATGAAGTTTTTACTGAAGAAGACAAAACGCAAAAGCCATTCAACAAAGAAAAGAGCTTATTCCAATCAACATGA
- a CDS encoding radical SAM protein — MKAKDLSGHAPGGQRTKLAEVLPLNTPFVVQIFPIYACNFKCKYCIFPLDISKRGFISDKVIMDFELFKKCMDDFAKFPDKIKVLRFVGIGEPLLHKNIVDMIKYAVSKKVANKVELLTNASLLTPEVSDSLISAGLSRLVVSLQGTSKEKYKDICGVDIDFEKFVKNIAYFYKNKGNAHVYLKIVDTALDNKEDEQRFYKIFGDICDSIAIEHAVPIHSGVDYKKVLKNKDITVTQFGLPISEVQICPQPFFHMQINPDGKVVPCYSFEYPEIMGNCNEQSVLEVWNGKTFQRFRRTMLDGTKTVCKTCAECSIIKYRLFPEDVLNNDAERLKKAYE, encoded by the coding sequence ATGAAAGCAAAAGATCTTAGTGGACATGCGCCGGGTGGACAAAGAACAAAACTTGCGGAGGTACTTCCTTTGAATACGCCATTTGTTGTACAGATATTTCCCATATACGCATGTAATTTTAAATGTAAATATTGTATCTTTCCATTAGATATTTCCAAGAGAGGATTTATCTCGGACAAGGTTATCATGGACTTTGAACTATTCAAAAAATGTATGGATGATTTCGCCAAATTTCCCGATAAAATAAAGGTGTTGCGTTTTGTAGGTATAGGAGAACCACTATTGCATAAAAACATCGTAGATATGATTAAATACGCGGTTTCAAAAAAGGTAGCAAATAAAGTGGAACTTCTAACAAATGCATCACTTTTGACTCCAGAAGTGTCAGATTCTCTTATCTCGGCAGGGCTTTCGAGATTAGTTGTATCGTTACAAGGAACTTCAAAAGAGAAATACAAAGATATTTGTGGAGTAGATATTGACTTTGAGAAATTCGTTAAAAATATAGCCTATTTTTATAAAAATAAGGGAAATGCGCACGTTTATCTTAAAATCGTAGATACGGCATTAGATAATAAAGAAGACGAGCAGAGATTTTACAAAATTTTTGGAGATATTTGTGACAGCATTGCAATTGAACATGCCGTTCCTATTCATTCAGGTGTGGACTATAAGAAAGTATTGAAAAATAAAGACATAACAGTCACTCAATTCGGGTTGCCTATTTCTGAAGTTCAAATTTGCCCGCAACCATTTTTCCACATGCAGATCAATCCTGATGGAAAAGTAGTTCCTTGTTATTCTTTTGAATATCCTGAAATAATGGGAAACTGCAATGAACAATCAGTACTTGAAGTTTGGAACGGTAAGACTTTCCAACGCTTTAGGAGAACTATGCTTGATGGAACCAAAACAGTGTGCAAAACATGCGCAGAATGTAGTATAATTAAGTATAGATTATTTCCCGAAGATGTCTTGAATAACGATGCTGAAAGGCTTAAAAAAGCATATGAATAG
- a CDS encoding FkbM family methyltransferase: MESNLLEIRAKYLSGILNKVDYAKQCQAHHAQLFDYSEFMKNTDIRSIEITDNGVCMTTREMGIKMMANRIDRGIAPVGILNSLESEENEVKVLKNLLKRNYEDKFVMIDVGANIGWYGMNFAKSFPKSQIYSFEPIPESYANILSNIALNNLTNITTIHSGVSDHEGVETFYYDTELSGNASLTNLSEKKNVSTVNAQLITLDNYCSQKSIKPDFIKVDVEGAELFVFKGARKIISDNHPIVFAEMLRKWSSKFGYHPNQIIALFKELDYKCYTLCKEQLIPLEIMTDSTEEKNFIFLNQKYHKI; encoded by the coding sequence ATGGAATCAAATTTGTTAGAAATCAGAGCAAAATATCTGTCAGGGATATTAAATAAAGTAGATTATGCCAAACAATGCCAGGCTCATCATGCTCAACTATTTGATTATTCGGAATTTATGAAAAATACGGATATTCGTTCCATTGAGATAACCGATAACGGCGTTTGCATGACCACTAGAGAAATGGGGATAAAGATGATGGCAAATCGCATTGACCGAGGAATTGCCCCCGTAGGTATTCTTAACTCGCTAGAATCTGAAGAAAACGAAGTTAAGGTATTAAAAAATCTTTTAAAAAGAAATTACGAAGATAAGTTCGTAATGATCGATGTCGGAGCAAATATTGGCTGGTATGGCATGAACTTCGCTAAATCATTTCCAAAGTCACAAATATATTCATTCGAACCAATTCCGGAATCTTATGCCAACATATTATCTAATATTGCACTAAATAACTTAACCAATATCACAACAATTCACTCGGGTGTATCGGATCATGAGGGTGTTGAAACGTTTTATTATGACACCGAACTTTCAGGAAATGCATCACTAACCAATCTCAGTGAAAAGAAAAATGTATCAACCGTAAATGCACAGTTAATCACTTTGGATAACTATTGCTCTCAAAAATCAATTAAGCCGGATTTTATCAAAGTTGATGTAGAAGGTGCAGAATTATTTGTTTTTAAAGGTGCTCGAAAAATAATATCCGATAACCACCCGATTGTTTTTGCAGAGATGCTTCGGAAATGGTCTTCAAAATTTGGATATCACCCAAATCAAATTATAGCGCTTTTTAAAGAACTCGATTATAAATGTTATACCTTATGCAAAGAACAACTAATTCCGCTTGAAATTATGACCGATTCAACTGAGGAAAAGAATTTCATTTTCCTCAATCAAAAATACCATAAGATTTAA
- a CDS encoding B12-binding domain-containing radical SAM protein, giving the protein MDKILFIIPPYMNFDSFVNPAFNERTTVKKSGIYGRIIAEMPLGVISMSAYLKKHITVETKLIDFNIILNNMEAFKYESFSEMFQDILSTKEWSDYQPNIIAISTLFAPAYYNMLDVAKILRNLFPNALITAGGGVPTNMYKEIYGASTCFDALCYGEGEKPLLGLAKATDKKKFLKTNSSWITKEKIENKESFQHDFIENLDEIPFFDYDILNMEGYKQTSLLSLFPLEKERGRKGMPIMTSRGCIHHCCFCSSHTVHGRKMRYNSVGRVKEDFERLKKQYGAETIVFFDDHLMSNRQRVFKIINLLNDLKLTAFFPSSLALYALDRKVLEALKSVGVDNLVLSVESGSNRVLREIMHKPLDLSIVKRVIADCRELGIASDVSILIGLPGETKQDIEDARVFLKTLDATWFRISMATPLVGSEMLDICIKNNYIKGDYINCDFKKAVVETKDFTAEYIQEKAYLLNLELNFVSNSDFRLGNYETALKGFENAIKTKSDHAFAYYFAAKCYEMMNLEEKYEEYKTKYQEIIKESEFWRNYAKQFNLAELK; this is encoded by the coding sequence ATGGATAAAATATTATTTATAATTCCGCCGTATATGAATTTTGATAGTTTTGTAAATCCTGCTTTTAATGAGCGCACAACCGTCAAAAAATCAGGTATTTATGGACGCATTATTGCTGAAATGCCGCTAGGAGTGATCTCCATGAGCGCATATTTGAAGAAACACATCACGGTTGAAACAAAACTCATTGATTTCAATATTATTCTAAACAATATGGAAGCTTTTAAATACGAATCATTTTCAGAAATGTTTCAGGATATTCTCTCGACAAAAGAATGGAGCGACTATCAACCAAACATAATAGCGATATCCACTTTGTTTGCCCCCGCATATTATAACATGTTAGATGTTGCAAAAATACTACGAAATCTATTTCCTAATGCTTTGATAACTGCGGGTGGTGGTGTGCCCACCAATATGTATAAAGAAATATATGGGGCTAGCACATGTTTTGACGCTCTTTGCTATGGCGAAGGAGAAAAACCACTGTTGGGACTTGCAAAGGCGACAGACAAAAAAAAGTTCCTGAAAACAAATTCGTCGTGGATTACAAAAGAGAAGATAGAAAACAAAGAGTCTTTTCAACATGATTTCATCGAAAACCTTGATGAGATACCATTTTTTGATTATGATATTTTGAATATGGAGGGTTACAAACAAACATCTCTCCTGTCTTTATTCCCGCTTGAGAAAGAAAGAGGAAGAAAAGGAATGCCAATCATGACATCAAGAGGTTGTATTCATCATTGTTGTTTTTGTTCGTCGCACACAGTCCATGGAAGGAAAATGCGATATAATAGTGTGGGGCGAGTAAAAGAGGATTTCGAGCGCCTAAAAAAACAATATGGAGCGGAAACAATAGTTTTTTTCGATGATCATTTGATGTCTAATAGGCAAAGAGTTTTTAAAATTATTAATCTCCTAAATGACCTGAAATTGACGGCATTTTTCCCATCGTCCTTAGCCCTTTATGCTCTGGATAGAAAAGTTCTTGAAGCTCTAAAAAGCGTTGGTGTAGATAATCTTGTTTTGTCTGTAGAGTCTGGCAGTAATAGGGTTTTAAGGGAAATAATGCACAAGCCTCTTGACCTATCCATAGTAAAACGTGTAATTGCAGACTGTCGGGAATTAGGAATAGCTTCGGATGTGTCGATACTTATAGGGCTTCCGGGAGAAACAAAACAAGACATAGAAGATGCCAGAGTATTTTTAAAAACACTTGACGCAACGTGGTTCAGAATCAGTATGGCAACTCCGCTTGTTGGCAGCGAAATGCTTGATATTTGCATCAAAAACAACTATATTAAAGGAGATTACATAAATTGTGATTTCAAAAAAGCGGTTGTTGAAACTAAAGATTTTACAGCAGAATACATACAAGAAAAAGCATATTTACTAAATCTTGAACTTAATTTTGTATCCAATAGTGATTTTAGATTGGGAAATTACGAAACAGCATTAAAAGGATTTGAAAACGCAATAAAAACAAAGAGCGATCATGCATTTGCCTATTATTTTGCGGCCAAGTGCTATGAGATGATGAATTTAGAAGAAAAATACGAAGAATACAAAACGAAGTATCAAGAAATAATAAAAGAATCTGAATTTTGGAGAAACTACGCCAAACAATTTAACCTGGCTGAATTAAAATGA
- a CDS encoding NAD-dependent epimerase/dehydratase family protein, translated as MITKIMQEDLEFIIRQKLPWEMLDNSTILIAGANGYVPAYMLETLLYLNDKCNKNIKVIALVRNKEKVLKRFCHHKNRKDLKFIVQDVSQPIILKKNEKINYIIHAASQAIPKYYDTDPIGTLSANTLGTINLLKLTNKEDFKGFLFFSTGGVYGRVEDKNIPMNEDAYGYLDPTDVKSCYNESKRMGENICVGWFHQYGIPTKIVRISYVYGPGMDLNDERAFHSFVSDIVNNRDILMESSGNATRSFCYIADATLAFFTVLLKGGNGEAYNVGTEKETSIFELARTLVGLFPERGIKIIKKQDVNTFDVVKSSTRRSCFDISKIKSLGWKPVFDLSEGSKRTILSFLEE; from the coding sequence ATGATTACAAAAATTATGCAAGAAGATCTGGAATTCATTATCCGTCAAAAATTACCGTGGGAAATGTTAGATAATTCTACAATTTTAATTGCCGGTGCAAATGGCTACGTACCTGCATATATGCTGGAAACGCTCCTTTATTTAAACGACAAGTGCAATAAAAATATAAAAGTTATCGCGTTAGTTAGGAACAAAGAAAAGGTCCTAAAACGGTTCTGTCACCATAAGAATAGAAAAGACTTGAAATTTATCGTTCAGGACGTTAGTCAGCCAATCATCCTGAAAAAAAACGAGAAGATCAACTATATAATACATGCAGCAAGTCAGGCAATTCCGAAATATTACGATACCGATCCGATAGGAACTCTAAGTGCCAATACGCTCGGAACAATAAACCTATTAAAACTTACAAACAAAGAAGATTTTAAAGGGTTTTTGTTTTTCAGTACCGGAGGAGTTTATGGAAGAGTTGAAGATAAAAACATTCCGATGAATGAAGATGCTTATGGGTACTTAGACCCGACGGATGTTAAGTCGTGTTATAATGAGAGTAAGAGGATGGGCGAAAATATTTGCGTCGGTTGGTTTCACCAGTACGGCATTCCAACGAAAATAGTCCGAATATCTTACGTTTATGGTCCGGGAATGGATTTAAATGATGAACGGGCATTTCATTCATTTGTTTCAGACATAGTTAATAATCGGGATATTTTAATGGAAAGCAGCGGCAATGCTACGAGATCATTTTGTTATATTGCCGATGCTACTTTGGCATTTTTTACTGTTTTACTGAAGGGCGGCAACGGAGAAGCGTATAATGTAGGAACCGAAAAAGAGACAAGTATTTTTGAGTTAGCACGCACTTTAGTAGGGCTATTTCCTGAAAGAGGTATTAAGATTATAAAAAAACAGGATGTAAATACGTTCGATGTTGTTAAAAGCTCAACACGAAGAAGTTGTTTTGACATATCAAAAATCAAATCACTTGGTTGGAAGCCTGTTTTTGATTTAAGCGAAGGTTCTAAGAGAACCATATTAAGTTTTTTAGAGGAATAA
- a CDS encoding class I SAM-dependent methyltransferase has protein sequence MKKHKKNERVCPICKCSEKTHLYKQNFNNDVISPITGYDVVVCKKCGFAYADNIPQQNKFNDYYALQSKWEFNYRKGVVSNEYINHFTKIFNFLNPHLKNHNARIVDIGCSTGGLLSIFKTNGYSNLLGLDPSPSCAKTTMELYNIKAIANNIFDFKTDEKFDLITLSAVLEHLVDLDNSMQKIKSLLKEDGLLFLEIPDAERFEQHIIPPFQHFSTEHINYFSKESIRNLLAMHSFKILELQQTENRTNRSIDPDIFVLSKNTNAEKFKLIHEDVSEIHLRNYITKSNKYDLETKKSIHDKLLNKDKIIVWGVGTHTQRLLSSGLDLSKIVYFVDSNAKYSDKKLKGIEIKTPGDIREEDIPILISSYSYQEEIAHQIKEVLKLNNEIIKLY, from the coding sequence ATGAAAAAACATAAAAAAAATGAAAGAGTTTGTCCAATATGTAAGTGCTCAGAAAAGACTCATCTCTATAAACAGAATTTTAATAACGACGTTATTTCTCCAATAACGGGTTATGATGTTGTCGTATGCAAGAAGTGTGGATTTGCCTATGCAGATAACATACCCCAGCAAAACAAATTCAACGATTATTATGCGTTACAATCAAAATGGGAATTTAATTATAGAAAGGGTGTTGTTTCAAATGAGTATATCAACCACTTCACAAAAATTTTTAACTTTTTAAATCCGCATTTAAAAAACCACAACGCAAGAATAGTGGATATTGGATGTTCGACAGGCGGTTTATTATCAATATTTAAAACAAACGGATATTCCAATCTTTTAGGACTGGACCCATCGCCGTCGTGTGCAAAAACAACAATGGAATTATACAATATTAAAGCAATCGCCAATAATATTTTTGATTTTAAAACTGATGAAAAATTCGATTTGATTACTTTATCTGCGGTCTTGGAACACTTGGTTGACCTTGACAATTCGATGCAAAAAATCAAGTCATTATTAAAAGAAGATGGTTTATTATTCTTAGAAATTCCTGATGCTGAAAGATTTGAACAGCATATCATCCCTCCATTTCAACATTTCAGTACGGAACATATTAATTACTTTTCCAAAGAATCCATAAGAAATTTATTAGCTATGCATTCTTTTAAAATACTGGAGCTGCAACAAACAGAAAATAGAACTAATAGGTCCATAGATCCAGATATTTTTGTTCTATCAAAAAATACAAACGCTGAGAAGTTTAAACTGATCCATGAGGATGTTTCTGAAATACATTTGAGAAATTACATAACCAAAAGTAATAAATATGATTTAGAAACAAAGAAATCCATCCATGATAAGCTATTGAACAAAGACAAAATAATTGTTTGGGGTGTGGGAACGCATACTCAAAGACTATTAAGTTCTGGATTAGATTTATCAAAGATAGTATATTTTGTCGATTCAAACGCAAAATATAGCGATAAAAAGCTAAAAGGAATAGAAATAAAGACACCGGGCGATATCCGGGAGGAAGACATTCCAATATTGATATCCTCTTATTCCTATCAAGAAGAAATTGCTCATCAAATCAAAGAAGTTCTGAAATTAAATAACGAAATAATAAAACTATATTAA
- a CDS encoding N-acetylneuraminate synthase family protein — protein MVKNDIFKKLFIFEMANNHMGSLEHGLKIIREFHEVSKKFDFKFGFKLQYRDLDTFIHPDFKNRMDIKYIKRFSETRLKESELKILKDEIKKHGFIAICTPFDENSVDLIEKHDFDIIKIGSCSFTDWPLLERIAKTEKHVIASTAGASLEEIDRVVSFFEHRKKDFCLMHCVGEYPTRNKVLELNQIDFLRERYPDIAIGYSTHEEPGNLDAIKIAVSKRAAVFERHVGIKTDKYALNTYSSTQEQINNWLLSAQDAYAMCGVSDIRRDCSEKEKADLCGLKRGVFAKRNIKKGEKLDMANTFFAIPNVKNQILANDFSKYMEYCANKEITLNKPILFNEVVMKNLREKFLQIIQRVRQILIDSKITLPNKIEFELSHHYGIEKFDEYGAVIISCINREYCKKIIIMLPGQKHPVHYHEKKEETFHVLYGDITITLEDVEKEYKPGELIIVERGVKHSFRSKNGVVFEEVSTTHYKNDSFYEDAQITQNKNRKTEMTFWSDWLVKPIA, from the coding sequence ATGGTTAAAAACGACATATTTAAAAAATTATTCATTTTTGAAATGGCTAACAACCATATGGGCAGCTTGGAACATGGCTTGAAGATAATAAGAGAATTCCACGAAGTCAGCAAAAAGTTTGATTTCAAATTTGGCTTTAAGCTTCAATACAGGGATTTAGATACATTCATTCATCCGGATTTTAAAAATAGGATGGATATTAAATACATAAAACGCTTCTCAGAAACAAGATTGAAAGAAAGTGAATTAAAAATACTAAAAGACGAGATTAAAAAACACGGCTTTATAGCCATATGCACGCCTTTTGATGAAAACTCGGTTGACTTAATCGAAAAACACGATTTCGATATAATAAAAATCGGCAGCTGTTCATTCACAGACTGGCCATTATTGGAAAGAATAGCGAAAACTGAAAAACATGTAATTGCCTCCACAGCTGGCGCGTCACTGGAAGAAATAGACCGCGTAGTATCGTTTTTTGAGCACAGGAAGAAAGATTTCTGCTTAATGCATTGCGTAGGCGAGTATCCAACCCGCAATAAGGTATTGGAATTGAATCAAATAGATTTTCTGCGCGAAAGATACCCCGACATCGCCATAGGTTATTCAACGCATGAAGAACCCGGTAATTTAGATGCAATTAAGATAGCAGTAAGTAAAAGGGCAGCTGTTTTTGAAAGGCACGTAGGTATTAAAACAGACAAATATGCTCTCAATACATATTCATCCACACAGGAACAAATCAATAACTGGCTGTTATCCGCACAAGATGCATATGCTATGTGCGGGGTTTCGGACATAAGGAGAGATTGCTCGGAAAAGGAAAAAGCAGACTTATGCGGCCTGAAAAGAGGGGTCTTTGCCAAAAGAAACATAAAAAAAGGCGAAAAACTGGATATGGCGAATACATTTTTTGCGATACCCAATGTTAAAAACCAGATACTTGCCAATGATTTTTCCAAATACATGGAATACTGTGCAAACAAAGAAATAACCCTGAATAAACCCATATTGTTTAATGAAGTCGTAATGAAAAATTTGAGAGAAAAATTTTTACAGATCATCCAGCGCGTCAGGCAAATTCTCATCGACAGCAAGATAACTCTTCCAAACAAGATTGAATTTGAATTGTCCCACCATTACGGCATTGAAAAATTCGATGAATATGGGGCAGTAATAATCAGCTGCATAAACAGGGAGTACTGCAAAAAGATAATCATAATGCTTCCCGGGCAAAAGCATCCGGTACATTACCATGAAAAGAAAGAGGAAACATTTCATGTTCTCTATGGAGATATTACCATAACACTTGAAGACGTCGAAAAGGAATACAAGCCAGGTGAGCTAATTATTGTTGAAAGGGGCGTCAAGCATAGTTTCAGATCTAAAAACGGCGTGGTTTTTGAGGAAGTCTCAACCACACACTATAAAAACGACTCGTTCTATGAAGACGCACAAATAACACAAAATAAGAACCGTAAAACCGAAATGACATTTTGGTCCGACTGGTTAGTTAAGCCAATAGCATAA
- the rfbH gene encoding lipopolysaccharide biosynthesis protein RfbH, with the protein MRTKEEIKKEIFGKVKEYCLLAHKKDEFIPGKSKINYAGRVFDEKEIISLVDSALEFWLTAGRFAAQFEKEFADFLGVKYCLLTNSGSSANLLAVSALTSSALGDKQLKPGDEVITVAAGFPTTVNPIVQNGLVPVFVDVALGTYNIQHNRIEDAITEKTKAIIVAHTMGNPFNLNEVAKIAKKHNLWLIEDSCDALGSKYDGKYTGTFGDIATFSFYPAHHITMGEGGALVTNNPQLKQLIESFRDWGRDCYCGPGCDNTCGKRFSQQLGTLPFGYDHKYMYSHIGYNLKVTDMQAAIGVEQLKKLPEFIDARKRNFKLLYNGLKKYDKYFIMPETEKGADPSWFGFLLTIREGAGFTKNDIVKYLEDNKIATRMLFAGNITRQPSFKNINYRISGGLENTDNIMNNTFWIGVYPGMTESMIDYIISSFDKFMCDKISQEK; encoded by the coding sequence ATGCGAACAAAAGAAGAGATAAAAAAAGAAATTTTTGGCAAAGTAAAGGAATACTGCCTGCTAGCCCACAAAAAAGACGAATTTATTCCCGGCAAATCAAAGATAAACTATGCCGGCCGCGTTTTTGACGAAAAAGAAATTATATCCCTTGTTGATTCTGCGCTCGAATTCTGGCTCACGGCAGGCAGATTTGCAGCGCAGTTTGAAAAGGAATTTGCAGATTTTCTGGGCGTAAAATATTGCCTGCTGACAAATTCCGGCTCATCAGCCAATCTTCTTGCAGTTTCTGCCTTGACTTCATCGGCTCTTGGAGACAAGCAGCTAAAACCCGGAGACGAAGTAATAACCGTTGCTGCGGGATTTCCAACAACCGTAAATCCTATTGTGCAGAATGGGCTTGTTCCTGTGTTTGTGGATGTTGCTCTTGGCACATACAATATTCAGCATAACAGAATTGAAGATGCCATCACTGAAAAGACAAAAGCCATAATTGTCGCGCACACAATGGGCAATCCGTTCAATTTAAATGAAGTTGCAAAAATTGCAAAAAAACACAACCTCTGGCTTATAGAAGATTCATGCGACGCATTGGGCTCAAAATACGATGGAAAATATACCGGAACTTTCGGAGACATAGCGACATTCAGCTTCTATCCGGCCCACCATATCACTATGGGTGAAGGAGGCGCGCTTGTAACAAATAATCCTCAACTAAAACAGCTAATAGAATCATTTAGGGACTGGGGGCGGGACTGTTACTGCGGGCCGGGATGCGACAATACGTGCGGAAAAAGATTCAGCCAGCAATTGGGCACACTTCCGTTCGGGTATGATCATAAATACATGTACTCGCACATAGGATACAACCTAAAAGTCACTGACATGCAGGCTGCCATCGGAGTTGAACAGCTCAAAAAACTCCCGGAATTTATTGATGCGCGCAAAAGAAATTTCAAATTATTATACAACGGGCTGAAAAAGTACGATAAATATTTCATTATGCCTGAAACTGAAAAAGGGGCTGATCCGAGCTGGTTTGGATTTCTCCTGACAATCCGTGAAGGCGCAGGATTCACAAAGAATGATATCGTAAAATACCTTGAAGATAATAAAATAGCGACAAGGATGCTGTTTGCAGGCAATATTACGCGCCAGCCAAGCTTTAAGAATATTAACTATCGCATATCCGGCGGCCTTGAAAACACTGACAATATAATGAATAACACGTTTTGGATTGGAGTTTATCCCGGAATGACTGAAAGCATGATTGATTATATAATAAGTAGTTTTGATAAATTCATGTGCGACAAAATCTCGCAAGAAAAATAA